The proteins below come from a single Parazoarcus communis genomic window:
- a CDS encoding ABC transporter permease → MSMFTSTFADALALLATFDARVGEIVWLSLKVSGGAVMLGTLIGLPLGACLAVGRFPGKHAASVLINGMMGLPSVVVGVVVYLFLSRSGPLGDFGLLYTPAAMVVAQTLLVIPLMAAIARQVVEDVWQRYAEELQVMCFSWWQSVTTLLYDCRHSLMVAVLAGLGRAMSEVGAVMIVGGNIDRSTRVMTTAIALETSKGDLPLAIALGVVLILLILALNAFAFLLRQWAMRRYD, encoded by the coding sequence ATGTCGATGTTCACCTCCACCTTTGCCGATGCACTGGCCCTGCTCGCGACTTTCGACGCGCGAGTGGGCGAAATCGTCTGGCTGTCGCTGAAGGTCAGCGGAGGCGCGGTCATGCTGGGCACGCTCATCGGCCTTCCGCTCGGTGCCTGTCTGGCCGTCGGGCGTTTCCCCGGCAAGCATGCCGCCTCGGTACTCATCAACGGCATGATGGGCCTGCCCTCGGTCGTGGTGGGCGTGGTGGTCTATCTGTTTCTGTCGCGCTCAGGGCCGCTCGGCGACTTCGGCCTGCTCTACACCCCGGCTGCAATGGTGGTCGCGCAAACCCTGCTGGTGATCCCGCTGATGGCTGCGATTGCGCGCCAGGTGGTGGAGGATGTGTGGCAACGCTACGCCGAAGAGCTGCAGGTCATGTGCTTCAGCTGGTGGCAAAGCGTGACCACGCTGCTGTACGACTGTCGCCACTCCCTGATGGTCGCGGTGCTCGCGGGCCTTGGCCGCGCCATGAGCGAGGTGGGCGCGGTAATGATCGTCGGTGGCAACATCGACCGCTCGACCCGGGTGATGACGACGGCCATTGCGCTGGAAACCAGCAAGGGTGACCTGCCGCTGGCCATTGCGCTCGGTGTGGTGCTGATCCTGCTCATTCTCGCGCTCAACGCCTTTGCCTTCCTGCTGCGGCAGTGGGCGATGCGACGCTACGACTGA
- a CDS encoding YcjF family protein: MNADQQKAVLTIALMAAFADGANDEQEREQIRGIAESLSGEAGAADLRGLYQQVLLKRVSLDDAVAALGEPTHRQLAYEMAVCVCDADGHTSPAERAFLDALAAALGLGRAVTAPVDQQGEEMADLIDAAAPMAPAGAAAGQEVPRAASNPAADAEMDRSILNYAILNGALELLPQSWASMAIIPLQIKMVYGIGKTYGHELDQGHIRELLATMGVGLTSQYLEQFGRKLLGGLLGKVGGGLGRQLGKSATSVAFSFATTYALGQVARRYYGGGRQMSTELLRDTFQNLLGPAKEMQARYLPQIQERAGSLDAGQIMSMVRGR, translated from the coding sequence ATGAATGCAGATCAGCAGAAAGCCGTCCTGACCATCGCCCTGATGGCCGCCTTTGCAGATGGCGCGAACGACGAGCAGGAGCGTGAACAGATTCGCGGCATCGCCGAATCGCTGAGCGGAGAAGCCGGTGCGGCCGATCTGCGCGGTCTATACCAGCAGGTCTTGCTCAAGCGCGTCAGCCTGGACGATGCGGTCGCCGCGCTGGGCGAGCCGACCCACCGGCAGCTTGCATACGAGATGGCCGTTTGCGTGTGCGATGCAGACGGTCACACCAGTCCGGCCGAGCGTGCCTTCCTCGATGCGCTCGCGGCCGCGCTGGGTCTGGGGCGGGCGGTGACAGCGCCGGTCGACCAGCAGGGTGAGGAAATGGCCGACCTGATCGATGCGGCAGCGCCGATGGCGCCAGCGGGCGCGGCTGCCGGTCAGGAAGTCCCGCGCGCTGCATCGAACCCGGCGGCGGACGCCGAGATGGACCGCAGTATTCTCAACTACGCGATTCTGAACGGGGCGCTCGAGCTTCTGCCGCAGTCGTGGGCCTCGATGGCGATCATTCCGCTGCAGATCAAGATGGTCTATGGCATCGGAAAGACCTATGGGCACGAACTCGACCAGGGCCATATCCGCGAACTGCTGGCCACGATGGGCGTTGGCCTGACCTCGCAGTATCTCGAACAGTTCGGGCGCAAGCTGCTTGGCGGGCTGCTGGGCAAGGTCGGGGGCGGCTTGGGGCGCCAGCTCGGCAAGTCTGCGACCAGCGTCGCTTTCTCTTTCGCCACCACCTATGCGCTCGGTCAGGTGGCGCGGCGCTACTACGGCGGCGGGCGGCAGATGAGTACCGAACTGCTGCGCGACACGTTCCAGAATCTGCTGGGACCGGCCAAGGAGATGCAGGCGCGTTATCTGCCGCAGATCCAGGAGCGGGCGGGTTCGCTCGATGCGGGCCAGATCATGTCCATGGTGCGCGGGCGCTGA
- a CDS encoding Nif11-like leader peptide family natural product precursor, whose protein sequence is MAIKDIKAFSDKARADAALGEQLKACQKVRELLALARDSGFPIDEVELYPPNEPQFTEDQFSERLCKALLRV, encoded by the coding sequence ATGGCAATCAAGGATATCAAGGCCTTTTCGGACAAAGCCCGCGCTGATGCGGCCCTCGGCGAACAGCTGAAGGCCTGTCAGAAAGTCAGGGAACTGCTCGCACTCGCGCGCGACAGCGGCTTCCCGATCGACGAAGTCGAACTCTATCCGCCCAACGAGCCGCAGTTCACCGAAGACCAGTTCTCCGAGCGGCTGTGCAAGGCGCTGCTGCGGGTCTGA
- a CDS encoding NAD(P)/FAD-dependent oxidoreductase has product MKHLILGNGPAGVVAAETLRRAAPQDEIVLVGNEDSPPYSRMAIPYLLEENIDEKGTWLRKAPGHFEQLRIRELRGRAVALDTEKQRMLFFDGHFEDYDRLLIATGSHPVRPPIPGVDLPEVQTCWTLEDARAIAAHAKPGARVLQLGAGFIGCIIMEALAKRGVELTVVEMGDRMVPRMMTPKAGGMIKEWVENKGVKVVTSAGVNRIDCGAGSPLTVSLSTGAKIDCDLVIVAAGVAPNVAFLEGTGVHVAKGVLVDDHLETSVKGIYAAGDVAEAPDVFTGAHLVAAIQPNAADQARVAALNMAGRDNCLNGVLAINVLDTLGLISTSFGQWWGEAADKGGEGVEHVDEMRSRYLSLQFKDDVLIGATSIGLTEHVGALRGLIHGQVKLGKWKERLLETPLQFVDAYVATSQPMALAR; this is encoded by the coding sequence ATGAAACACCTGATACTCGGTAACGGCCCCGCTGGTGTGGTGGCCGCCGAAACCCTGCGCCGCGCCGCGCCGCAGGACGAGATCGTGCTGGTTGGGAACGAGGACTCACCGCCGTATTCGCGCATGGCGATTCCCTACCTGCTGGAAGAGAACATCGACGAGAAGGGCACTTGGCTGCGCAAAGCGCCGGGCCACTTCGAGCAGCTGCGCATCCGCGAACTGCGCGGGCGGGCCGTGGCGCTCGACACCGAGAAGCAGCGCATGCTGTTTTTCGACGGCCATTTCGAGGACTACGACCGTCTCCTGATCGCGACCGGTTCGCACCCGGTGCGCCCGCCGATTCCGGGCGTCGACCTGCCCGAGGTGCAGACCTGCTGGACCCTGGAGGATGCGCGTGCGATCGCCGCACACGCGAAGCCCGGTGCGCGGGTGCTGCAGCTGGGCGCCGGCTTCATCGGCTGCATCATCATGGAGGCGCTGGCCAAGCGCGGTGTAGAGTTGACCGTCGTGGAGATGGGCGACCGCATGGTGCCGCGCATGATGACGCCGAAAGCGGGCGGCATGATCAAGGAGTGGGTCGAGAACAAGGGTGTGAAGGTGGTCACCTCGGCCGGGGTCAATCGCATTGACTGCGGTGCGGGCTCACCTCTGACGGTGAGCCTGAGCACGGGTGCCAAGATCGACTGCGATCTGGTGATCGTTGCCGCGGGCGTGGCGCCGAACGTCGCCTTCCTTGAGGGAACGGGCGTGCATGTGGCCAAGGGCGTGCTGGTGGACGACCATCTGGAAACCAGCGTGAAAGGTATCTACGCAGCGGGTGACGTCGCCGAGGCACCGGACGTGTTTACCGGCGCCCACCTCGTCGCCGCGATTCAGCCCAACGCTGCCGATCAGGCGCGCGTGGCCGCGCTCAACATGGCGGGACGGGACAACTGCCTCAACGGCGTGCTCGCCATCAACGTGCTCGATACCCTGGGCCTGATCTCGACCTCGTTCGGACAATGGTGGGGTGAGGCGGCGGACAAGGGCGGTGAGGGCGTCGAGCATGTGGATGAAATGCGCAGTCGCTACCTCAGCCTGCAGTTCAAGGACGATGTACTGATCGGTGCCACATCGATCGGGCTGACCGAGCATGTCGGTGCCCTGCGCGGCCTGATTCACGGGCAGGTCAAACTCGGGAAGTGGAAAGAGCGCCTGCTTGAGACACCGTTGCAGTTCGTCGATGCCTATGTCGCAACGTCGCAGCCGATGGCGCTGGCAAGGTGA
- a CDS encoding MoaD/ThiS family protein — MKVAFKLFASLSDYLPADRKGNRLELDVEEGTTVADLIRRYNVPERSAHLVLVNGVFIPPSERIRHRLQPSDELAIWPPIAGG, encoded by the coding sequence ATGAAAGTCGCGTTCAAACTGTTTGCTTCGCTGTCCGATTATCTTCCCGCCGATCGCAAGGGCAACAGGCTTGAGCTCGACGTGGAGGAGGGGACGACGGTGGCAGACCTGATCCGCCGCTACAACGTGCCCGAGCGCAGCGCGCATCTGGTGCTGGTCAATGGTGTCTTCATTCCGCCGTCCGAGCGCATCCGTCACCGTCTGCAGCCGAGTGACGAACTGGCGATCTGGCCGCCGATCGCCGGCGGCTGA
- a CDS encoding 4Fe-4S dicluster domain-containing protein yields the protein MWKSLHIDPAKCTGCLQCEMACSYEHTGVFNPSKSRIKVFNFEAEGRKVPYTCTQCTEAWCLNACPVDAIRIDLATGAKMVFEDTCVGCKVCTIACPFGTINYNQDSGKVQKCDLCDGNPACAEACPTAAITYIDADWTGLDKMRTWAAKANTPTTAA from the coding sequence ATGTGGAAATCACTTCATATTGATCCCGCAAAGTGTACCGGCTGTCTGCAGTGTGAGATGGCCTGCTCTTATGAGCACACCGGGGTCTTTAATCCCAGCAAATCACGGATCAAGGTATTCAACTTCGAGGCCGAGGGGCGCAAGGTGCCGTACACCTGTACTCAGTGCACCGAAGCCTGGTGCCTGAACGCCTGTCCGGTCGATGCGATCCGAATCGACCTTGCCACCGGCGCAAAGATGGTGTTCGAAGACACCTGTGTCGGCTGCAAGGTGTGCACGATTGCCTGCCCCTTCGGCACGATCAATTACAACCAGGATTCGGGCAAGGTGCAGAAGTGCGACCTGTGCGATGGCAATCCTGCCTGTGCCGAGGCCTGTCCGACGGCGGCGATCACCTACATCGACGCCGACTGGACCGGGCTGGACAAGATGCGCACCTGGGCCGCCAAGGCCAATACGCCGACCACCGCTGCCTGA
- a CDS encoding phosphate ABC transporter ATP-binding protein has protein sequence MFPVRIDNLRFSPNGHAVLDGIDLQLGSEGITLLLGPNGAGKSMLLRVLCGLVEPSGGTIDWGGGVRPARGVMMVFQHPMMLRATVLENVALGLKPLGVSAAERQRRAMAVLERIGLAHRAGDSARQLSGGEKQRLALARAWLTRPRLLLLDEPTASLDPSATAEVERIIREIRTDGTRILMVTHNLGQATRLGDDIVFLSAGKVCEHTPTQRFFSRPASDEARLFIQGELPWRMTF, from the coding sequence ATGTTCCCTGTCCGTATCGACAATCTGCGCTTTTCACCCAACGGACATGCCGTGCTCGACGGCATCGATCTGCAGCTCGGCAGCGAGGGCATCACGCTCTTGCTTGGTCCCAACGGAGCGGGCAAGAGCATGTTGCTGCGCGTGCTGTGCGGCCTGGTCGAACCCAGCGGCGGGACAATCGACTGGGGCGGTGGTGTGCGTCCGGCGCGGGGAGTGATGATGGTGTTCCAGCATCCGATGATGTTGCGTGCCACGGTGCTGGAGAACGTTGCGCTCGGACTCAAGCCGCTCGGCGTGTCTGCGGCCGAGCGCCAGCGCAGGGCGATGGCCGTGCTCGAGCGCATCGGGCTCGCACATCGCGCCGGTGACAGCGCGCGCCAGTTGTCGGGCGGGGAGAAGCAACGGCTGGCGCTTGCGCGCGCCTGGCTGACCCGCCCGCGCCTGCTGCTGCTCGACGAACCCACCGCCAGCCTCGATCCGTCGGCAACGGCGGAAGTCGAGCGCATCATCCGCGAGATCCGTACCGACGGCACCCGCATCCTGATGGTCACCCACAACCTCGGACAGGCTACCCGGCTGGGGGATGACATCGTCTTTCTGTCCGCCGGCAAGGTGTGCGAACACACGCCGACGCAGCGCTTCTTCTCTCGCCCTGCATCGGACGAGGCCAGACTCTTCATCCAGGGCGAACTGCCCTGGCGCATGACTTTCTGA
- a CDS encoding aldehyde ferredoxin oxidoreductase family protein: MGWNRKVLRVDLTAGTCKEEPLNMKWAQEYLGSRGLATKYLVSEIDPKVDPLSPDNKMIMATGPLTGTMASTGGRYTVVTKGPLTGAIACSNSGGYFGAELKFAGWDMIIFEGKSPKPVYLFIENDKAELRDAGHLWGRSCWETEETIKHELQDPLVRVSSIGLAGENEVMFACVVNDLHRAAGRSGVGAVMGSKNLKAVALRGTKGVSGIHDFKAFMKATTDAKKVLADNAVTGQGLPKYGTQVLMNVINEMGALPTRNHRDVQFEDAGKISAEAMHEKRESDGKPQLVTNAACFGCTIACGRISEIDKGHFTVKNSPKYWGASGGLEYEAAWALGAANGVGDIEALQYANMICNEQGMDPISFGATVGAVMELYDMGVLDSAKIGIDSPFGSAEALAKLVEMTANGEGFGKEIGLGSKRLCEKYGHPELSMSVKGQEFPAYDSRGIQGMGLAYATSNRGACHLRGYTVASEVLGIPVKTDPLTTEGKPELVKAFQDATAVFDSAGICVFTSFAWTLADVQPQLDAACEGDWSMDKLNEVGERIWNMEREFNNAAGFTSKDDNLPPRLTTEPAKTGPAKGLVNGLATMLPEYYKVRGWTPDGVPTAETKARLGL; this comes from the coding sequence ATGGGCTGGAACAGAAAAGTCCTGCGTGTCGATCTGACTGCGGGCACATGCAAGGAAGAGCCGCTGAACATGAAGTGGGCCCAGGAATATCTGGGTTCGCGCGGTCTGGCTACCAAGTACCTGGTATCGGAAATCGATCCCAAGGTCGATCCGCTGTCACCCGACAACAAGATGATCATGGCTACCGGTCCGCTGACCGGCACCATGGCATCGACCGGCGGGCGCTATACGGTGGTGACCAAGGGGCCGCTGACCGGGGCCATCGCGTGCTCGAATTCGGGCGGCTACTTTGGCGCCGAGCTCAAGTTTGCCGGCTGGGACATGATCATCTTCGAGGGCAAGTCGCCCAAGCCGGTCTATCTCTTCATCGAGAACGACAAGGCCGAGCTGCGCGACGCCGGACATCTCTGGGGCCGCAGTTGCTGGGAAACCGAAGAAACGATCAAGCACGAGCTGCAGGACCCGCTGGTGCGGGTGTCTTCGATTGGCTTGGCGGGCGAGAACGAAGTCATGTTCGCCTGCGTGGTGAATGACTTGCACCGCGCAGCAGGGCGCTCCGGCGTGGGCGCGGTGATGGGCTCGAAGAACCTCAAGGCGGTCGCGCTGCGCGGCACCAAGGGCGTGTCCGGCATTCACGACTTCAAGGCCTTCATGAAGGCGACCACCGACGCCAAGAAGGTGCTGGCGGATAACGCGGTGACCGGCCAGGGGCTGCCCAAGTACGGCACCCAGGTGCTGATGAACGTGATCAACGAGATGGGGGCGCTGCCGACGCGCAACCACCGCGACGTGCAGTTCGAGGACGCAGGCAAGATCTCCGCCGAGGCGATGCACGAGAAGCGCGAGAGCGACGGCAAGCCGCAGCTGGTGACCAATGCCGCGTGTTTCGGCTGCACCATTGCCTGCGGACGAATTTCGGAGATCGACAAGGGCCACTTCACCGTCAAGAACAGTCCCAAGTACTGGGGTGCGTCCGGCGGTCTGGAGTACGAGGCCGCCTGGGCACTGGGCGCAGCCAACGGCGTGGGCGATATCGAGGCCCTGCAGTACGCCAACATGATCTGCAACGAGCAGGGCATGGACCCGATCTCCTTCGGTGCGACCGTGGGTGCGGTGATGGAGCTGTACGACATGGGCGTGCTCGATTCGGCCAAGATCGGCATCGATTCGCCCTTCGGCTCTGCCGAGGCGCTGGCGAAGCTGGTGGAGATGACGGCAAATGGCGAGGGCTTTGGCAAGGAGATCGGCCTCGGCTCCAAGCGCCTGTGCGAAAAGTACGGTCATCCCGAGCTGTCGATGAGCGTGAAGGGCCAGGAATTCCCGGCCTACGATTCGCGCGGCATCCAGGGCATGGGCCTGGCCTACGCCACCTCGAACCGCGGCGCCTGCCATTTGCGCGGCTACACCGTGGCTTCCGAAGTGCTCGGCATTCCGGTCAAGACCGATCCGCTCACCACCGAGGGCAAACCGGAGTTGGTCAAGGCTTTCCAGGATGCCACCGCGGTGTTCGACTCTGCCGGTATCTGCGTCTTCACCAGCTTTGCGTGGACCCTGGCCGATGTGCAGCCCCAGCTCGACGCCGCCTGCGAGGGCGACTGGAGCATGGACAAGCTCAACGAGGTGGGCGAGCGCATCTGGAACATGGAGCGTGAGTTCAACAACGCCGCCGGCTTTACCTCCAAGGACGACAACCTGCCGCCGCGCCTGACCACCGAACCGGCCAAGACCGGTCCGGCCAAGGGCCTGGTCAATGGGCTGGCGACCATGCTGCCGGAGTACTACAAGGTGCGTGGCTGGACGCCGGACGGTGTGCCGACCGCGGAGACCAAGGCTCGTCTGGGCCTGTAA